Part of the Vitis vinifera cultivar Pinot Noir 40024 chromosome 13, ASM3070453v1 genome is shown below.
TGGTCTCATAGCTGTAACCAAAACAAATGAACAGATTTAGAAGATGCCTTTACACCCTAGGGATCTGAATCACAGAAAGATATTGATTGAAGAATATTCCTTACAGTTACAACGGGGATGTTTCAatcttatatataattatgaCATGTGTGTGAAAATGACATATCTATGGAGAAGCAAACCAGGCTGCTGACTTTTTTGGGCTAGAATTGGCCACTATTTCAGTCGTCCAATTTTTTAACAGCTAAGTTTTGAGGGAGTCTGGCCAAAATTTCTAGAGAGGATGgtatatttagattttaaggTTGCTTCTGCAATTGTGCTTTACACCGTTGTCCATAAACTAAAAAGCATTTCAAATGGCATGGCATCTTAAGTTGAGGTCAGATAGGTTATGCATTCTGTTGTCAAACTGACGGAAAGATCGATAGGTGCTTAAGGTGTACTCCATCAAATGGGTGGCCCATGCTATCAACTACTCAAATTCAGCTGAATCACTAAAACTTGTTCCATTATGCAAACAGTAAGGAGCTCTAATAAGTCTGTCATTTATCAAACTAAAAACTTCGTTCCATTTAAACATGTATATAAATCAAAGGAACTTCAAATATAACACTAATCTTTGAAGGCTATTGAGATCAGAAAGTTCTATGTGCAATTATGATTGGCATTGAAAAACACGTAAAGTTACACTTCTGAGATTTCAGATTTAGTTGGATAATAGTTAtgttgtattttaaatttataaactaTCATTCAATTTTTGTCTTAGGTTAGGTTTATTGCAGTTACAATAAAACTTCTTTGACCTCTTTACATAAATCCTCTTCACAGTTCTTTGTGATCTATTACCATCAGCAGGTGGATGGACTGTTGATGCTCTTTAAAAGTGAGAGTTGTACAGGAAGAATAAATCTTCTATTTATTACTACCAGAAAATTTAAAAGCCCTACTTTACAATTGTTTCCATTCTCTTAAAAGTGAGCAATTTAGATCAGATGGTGTGTCATCCCCCTTGAGAAAAGGGAAATCCTAGTGGATAGTGGGTTCCCATATTTTTCCCCATGCACATCAACAGTTTGTTTGTACAAGGAAAGACTGAAAGAGGGTAATTTATAACGAAGTTCTTGTGTTCTTAATGCTCAGATGTAGTAGGATTGACCCCCTATGTAGCCTATTAGTACTAATGGAGTACCTTGTTGAATACAGCTTTATTGTGGGAGACTAGATGTTACACCAGGGAAATGAATGTATGAGCCAAGATCAAAATAAGTATGATACCTGTGCATGGAGAGCTGAGCAATACCACAATCAACAGTGCGGATGCCAACCCCAGAAGCTAGTATGGGACCTATGGTAGATCCACATCCCATATCGTTTCTCACAACAAATTCCTACAGAGAAATGAATGGTAAGTAGATGCAGTTTCTGGTGTCTCAATTTTAAATCTTGAAATGAAGAAAGTGAAACATGTAATCTACCTCTATATATTCTtcatttggaaaaagcatgtcaattatttattatttattatccatAACTTCAAAGAAATATTCTTctgaaaaaatgatgaaattttgATCACTTTCTTCACACAAGGGTGGTGATTCCTGACCCACCCAATACCTGACTTGAAACCCAAACCATTTACTCAATCCCAATCTCATCTATATTGATTTTGATGTCTTAAGAAAGACAGATTCAGGTTTGAAAAATCAACTAAAGGGTTGCCAGGTATCCTAGTTCCTTATTAAAGTTATCTCTAATCACATCTAGTTTGTCTATAGCCtacattttcattttgttgtatAGTTCATGGACATAACACAACACACTTATATAAAGATTTCCTTGACACGGACATGGtataaaacctaaatcctctctcttcttccattttttcctcacctttatttattttcccattGTCATAACCTTAATTTATCATTTCTTTCTGTGGCCCCCTAGTTCATATTTATTTGATTGCAAACAACTATTTTAGGGTCATTATGCATTAGTTTATTTGACTAGCCAGGGAAAGTTTATAAATGTTTTACTTATTCCTTATGCTAATGCATGGTTGTGATCCCATTGAATTGAATCACCATAATCTTCATCTAGTTACCAAAGAGGGAGaatttataaaactaaataaatagctagtaaaagccaaaaaaagaataaacatatgataatttttcctcttttttttttctactaaatcatttcaaatagaaattacCTGAGTTGGAAGGTTATGGATTCTTCCCACTTCTTTGAAAAGAAAAGCAGTAATTCCACTGGTAGCATAGCGCTGGTTTGCATTGTGCTTGATAACAAGTCCCTTTTGCAATTCTGGCCGATGGTGTTCTTCATGCTTATCCATAAAATTTGGGTGAACTCCATGAGCCATATCTGCAGAAACTGTACAAAGAGCATAGAAAAAGAAGCCCTTAAAATCCTGCTAATGTAATAGATGATGTAGTAGTTAAAAGGAAAGACAAACTGTCAGAAAAGTAACAAGAACAATCTTATTTTTGGCAATTAACACCATACCGTATTAGGTTAACAACAATGTCATTTCCCATAATCATATATTCCAGTTCTTTGGAGGTCAACATGAGTGACAACTCATGCTGAACACCAGTAGTCCCCTCACCCCCATCCCCACCCCCTCCTTTCTGTCTGTATCCTTGTTAACAAGAGTTTAGCAAAATGCAAAAATTATTAGAACCAAAAGTGACAAAAGTAAAAACTGTTCTACCAAGGAATAATCATAATTGTGCAGATTCATGGAAATTGTAACTTGCGAATTATATCCAATTAGAAAGgtgaataaagaaaaatagagtaaCAACATAAATATTTTGATCAGAAACAATGATTTTGCTGCATTGAAGTAGAGTGGCAAGCCATATTCATAGCAACAAATCAAATCTACAATATCTTACCTTAGACTTCTCATTGAAAACAAAAGTTATGTGCAAGGAATTCCATTTAAAACTCCCTTGATCAGCTAAATTACCTTTATAGGGTGTATTTATGTATTTCCTCCTTACAATTATTGATATGCTTGCTCttcacatatttaaaaatttagacTGCCTATTCCAGTTGTTGGAAATTTCCTACATGACTCCTGCTCTGCATTTTTGTTTGTCAAAAAACCTCGtctttgtaaaaattaaaatctcctCTTTAACTCAATCCACATCTTTGTCTTCCACTCATAAACCTTCAGCTTGCACTAATTCATATCAACTCCCATGACACCGTCATTGAGCTTCTTTGGCTACTGACCAAACCATCTTGACCCCAACCTCTCATTGTAAAACATTTGAGCTGTGTCAGAAACCTTAGATTTGTTTCAAATAACATCTCTCCTGGTTTCCAACTTAATTCGTCTCACCTCCTCACCTGAGGATGAATTCATCTCATTGAACTACTTCTTGGCCACCTAGCAATTTTCCTGGGAAGCATAACTAGTTTTATTGTTGATCTATACaattctcaaattattttttttggaaaatattggtCAAATAACTCCTGAGATCATATTCTCATGACAGCCTCCTTGAATTGTATTGGCAACATCAGCCTTACCCTCTCCCTCCTTATGGATGTCTTGAAGGTACTAAACATGTCTTTTAATAAGAATATGCTCCATGTATATTCAAAAAAGTGATTGGATTAATAAGAAGGAGCCTCTTATTACTTGAGCAAATAGGACGGTATCCCAGACTTTGGCTATTATTGCATTGGCATGCATTAGCCCTTAATCTGTCTGTTGACATGGATGGCTAGTACAGGGATACCAAAATGTCTCAAGGTGgtcaaaacaacaaaaatatcttGGTTTGTGAATTAACCAAAATAGCATTAATGTACAGGGTTCTAATAGGACTTATCTTTAAGTCCTTGAGATGTCCCTACATTATTCTACTTCTGCAATGGTGCATAAACTCATAATTAATAGCTTGCTTGTTTTTTCAAAGAGGAAACAGAAAATAATCTGCATTTTTTAATGCATTTATTCTTTCCTCCACATACTAACCGTATGGAAGCTAGATTTGCAATCTTCCAAAGAAGCTAGGCACTAGATCCTCTAAAGCAACTTCACATTTTAAAGCTATCCaagattttgtttgaatttttcaCAGATTCATGCAAAGCTAGAAATGTTCCCAATAACTAGCAGTCATGGTGGGGAGGCAAGAGCCACACCCACCCACTCCAGTGCCACTACCCCTACAGAACCCTAATTAAATTACCTTCATCAACCCCACCTGAAAAGAAATTGCAAATTTTATAGAACCTCATCAGAGAAAAggtgttttcattttcttaagtCAACCACTGGCACCAATAGAGGATAAACAAATGTCATCTAAATATGGCTATGTCATTTGCAGTGAAGGCAAAAGAATATACATATAAGGGGGTGATCTATTTCAAGAAATTATGTCACATGGATAAGATGAATGACAGAAAGAACACAGATGAATGTGGCAAGAAACGATATGATTTACTGTATTTAACAGAGATGTGGCCCAGGATGAAGCTGCAAGGCAAAAAGGATTGGCATTATAGATCCCAATTAATTGGGATTTAAGGCTTTCTTGAGTTGACTGTGGTTTTTATATGTTAAAGTATTTACATACTTAATTCTATAAACCAAATATATGTGAGTTTATATGCACATAGTGTATTATGTATGTGTTTGTCTCATTCTATAGAGTTTTGATACAATGAACAAACCCAGAAAGTCAAGACACCCcttattttagaattatttgcATGTTATTGAGCCTTGGTTTTCTACTTGAGTTATGGAtggaaaaaataagtttaactAGCAAGCACAAGGAGAACAAAATAGAGGGTGGGCATATTGCCACCCTACCTTTTTGTTATCTATTGCATAAAAAGAATTTCTATCATGAATGAatacaaaaaaacatatatgcactgaataagaaaaaaatggagtgGAAATAGACTTTCTCTAAGATAAATGgacaaaaaatatgaagaagaagatgatttaCTAACAAATCTGGTTAAGCCAAACTTTAAAAGATTCTAACTCAAGCATACCAAGAAAAGATTGACGAATCGCTCGCTCAAAAGCACCCTCACCAACATACTCATGAACTAAGCAACTAATTATACGTCTCATAGCCTGAAACATGGTTGGTGCACCAGCTCCTTGAACTGAATCTGAACCTACCTGCACAACAAGGGTTAGAAACAAAATTTAGAATCTAGCTAACACTGCTGGAAGTGCAtacaaaaaatttccaaaatatacAAATGTGCTGAGAATTTCAAATACACCACCAATTAAAACTGTAAACTGATGTGAGAAGATCAGAGAAAATCAGATTACAATAGTCTATTTTGAAACAACATCATGTTACTTACAAGCTATTATTGCTCATTAGCCACTCATTTCTTTAAATCTTTAAAATATCATAAGCTGAAGTGAAGAAatccaagaaaagaaagatagcTTCCATaacattgaaaattttctaacattACAAACCATTTTATTTAGTGCATCCCATGCTTGAAGCATTGAAAGGATATGGACTGAGATTCTTTCTAAATTACTTTTGGATTGAGAAGACATATGagcaaataaaacaattaaatcaTTGAGCTTCATCCTCATTCTTCACCCACATGATATAATGATATCCATACCTTACGAAATATAATGTGTATATATATCTCCAGACACGGGAGAAATAAAGCCATCTTATATAAGGCTGAAAGTTGCTCAAGAAAAACTTACCTCTTCATTATCAAATAATGCAACCATCCGAATGGCATGTTCACTTGACAAATCCCCAGTTGATTGACATGAATCAATAAGTGCTCTCAACGCACAGTAACTAGAAGCAAGATTATCTAATCTTCCAGAAAATATAAACTCGTCGTTTCCACCTCCAAGACAGCTAGGTTGTGTATCACAAACATTCAACTCAATACTCATTATGTCATCAACGCCGCAACTCAGCTCATCAGATAGAACCTGAGAATGACATAGTGAAATTTAAGAACAAATGCTAACACCTACAACCATTTTTTACAATCCTTCTGCAGCACAcattattttaaatagttatcATAAAAAGTAGGTAAACTAAtgtttacatgaaaaaaaaagaaaaaaaagtaaaacaatagaAATGACATACCACCAATTTAACAACAGTATGACAGTACATGCAGCCAATATACACCAAGTAGGACAATGATTTGAATGGTCCAACCATTTGCATTTTCCCTTTAAGATGTGAAGAAAACTGTATGATTCTGATTACTTATCAACAGGTGTCATtgtataataaaacaaataaaaacatttcacTTTGTTCTAAGCAGTAAGCAGCAAATTAAATGAGTGAATTTGTTTTTGTACTAACTGAAATAAATCTATATTTCTCAACATATTATGAAACAATATggtttatttagttaatattggAGCATGATATACAATGCAGGTCTAAATCCTTAAGAGCTTAAGCTTTTATGAAAATTGGTAACTCAACATAGTATCAAAGCTCTAGTCAACTAGAGTTCTTAGGTTCAAGTCCTCCCCCCATCTATTTATCTTGCAGCTACTACTGTTTGTGCCTCCCACATGCAGTATAGGGCCACACAAGCCTAAAAaaacttaagcttttagaaaaattggtaaaTCTAccattattaatataataaacatTCTTCTTCCTGCAGCAGCATTAAAAAGAACCATAGGGTGGCCTAGTTCCAGTACTACCAGCAGACTTATGTCCTCAGCAATCTGCCTATAGAATCACCTTACAAGATACCTTAGATTTACTCCCTCATGGGCTGTAGAAAAACGAAAAAAGATACCTGCATAAGCAGTGGATGATGAGCAGTTTTTGAAGATAATGAGGTACTTTTCTCTTTGGACTCTGAAGATGCTTCCTCAAGTTTTGTTGCGAGTAATGGAATTAGGTGAGTCTCAAGATTTGGTTTAAATCCATCCTTGTTCACTGTGCTAAACAACAAAAGAAGGCCGAAAAACAAGTGAGCACACAGATTTGGCAACCAACAGAAACTAACAATTTACAAACCATATGTAAAAGCCAgttttaaattctcaaacatTTCAGTGATTTGAAAACTAAACCaaaatataaaaggaatatTCAAAGCTACACACCATCTAAGCAACACactgaaaacatgaaaaaagaaaaaacaaaatggaattTCTTATGTGCACCCCAAAAAACAAAATGGATTTTGTCACCCAAATAATGAAATAGAATTATGCATGCATTTCTTATGTGCAcccctaaaaagaaaaatgaatttacttatttggaaaataaaattttaatatatgtacTACAACACATACTGAGTTCTTGAAATTCTTCATCTGACTTCTAAATCCAAGAGATGTTcctttaaattattattgttaacaTTATAGTTATCTTCATTTGAATGATCTTATCCATGGTCTATTCCTCAATTAATTAACCAAGAAGAAAGTACGCAATTAAAGATAGGTAAATTTCACACAATATGTGCCATTAAGGCATTCAGATCTATCTGTCATATAAAAGTCCATTAACAATTCAAACTTCCATTTATcataaatacataattttttatcaatgtTTTGAGAAGTTTTGACTCAAGTGAACACCTGTTCTTTGATTCCACATAGTTGACACTTGAAGATTGGTGTATTAAAAGAACCTTAATAGAttcttttccatatttttttgcTAATTAAGAAGAATACTCAGTAACCATCTTCCATTTCATATTCCTGGCTCTCAAACATGGAATCACTTGCTTTTTGTGCAATAAAGACAGATTCATCTTGTAACAACccgctcccaaccgtgtagatattgtctgctttgaacccaaaggggccctcacggctttaaaacgcatctacttggttaagaggagcctctacatatatagcgttaggaacattctcccctatccgatgtgggacattacAAACACCCCCTCATGCAGACAAAATGCCCTCGTTGTATCCCATGGGATTGTGGGGttaaacagacaaacaccccttacgggGCCAAataaacccccacaccggggtcggggatcggctctgatatcATTTGTAACAACTCACTCCCAAcagtgtagatattgtccgctttgaacCTAAAGGggtcctcacggctttaaaacgcgtctacttgatTAAGAGgaacctctacatatatagcgccaagaacattctcccctatccaaTGTGGGACATTAGAGATGTAATaccccaaaataaactttaggggcaaaatagtaaattaaaaattaattaatgaattaattaaactcattaaaggtaaaagagtccttttacaattaaaaattctaagtataaattagattttcctctCATCTTCTCCATTCAGAAAACTctattaaccaaaaataaaaaaattggagaacGTAGGGCTAAAGGTTTGGAGGTCTAGAGTTAGAAGTTCAGATTTTTCCAAGTAAAATTCTAACCCtagttaatatattatattcgttagttagttttgaacacattagatattctttagaaaattttaatttaaattagggttagtttagttaatttattttaagatcaaaagattgaaattatgaatataggttgtttcattgatgaaaatagggaaattcgaaattatttttttagatgaatagatctaaacaatgaaattttaaaaattaaatgagtaaataaatctatgattatatgtggcttaaaggattggaaaataataagaaaaagaattgcATGTTTCTAGATTTTGGATTTGAGGcactaaagaaagaaagaaaaaaaaaaaaaatgtaatcgTGAGAGGCAAATAGTGGtagtggaataaattaaaataataataatgagtagaATTGGTGAAGGAGAAAATGCCAAGGACGTTGAAGGTCTCTGTGGAGAGGAAGACGTTCTTGGTTAGGTTCGAAGGTGAGGCCAGGGGAAAATGGTGTTCGCTTACAGAGTGCAGTAGAGGCTCTGTTTATGCCTTAGGATTTGAGAAGGAAGAGGTTGGTTGGATGATAGAACATTTGATGAAGGCCATTGAGATGAAGAATTTCATGGGTTTCAACAGAAAATTCGAAGGAAAAACTAAAGTCCATTTAATGGAGGTTTGCTTCAACAATCATGGTAGGTTTATAAGGCTCTTAGAGTTCGCTTCTAACAGAAAGTCAACTTTCCTGGTAATACTTGAGGGAGAGAATGGTAGGGGATGGGAAAATCTAAAGATTGTGTTGTCTTCAATGTTGGTGGTCCCCTCCTCGAGTACAGATGAAAATGGAAGACAGTGCAGGGAAAAAGGGACTTTTCACAAAATGTGGGTCCTTTGTGCCGGTCCTTCGCGAATGTAGTCAGAGAAGAAGGACCAAGGAGAGGAGGCCTTGTTCCAGTCGGGAGATAGGCGAGAGTTGTGGTGTGCGAATGTCATGCTGGTTCTGTTA
Proteins encoded:
- the LOC100265348 gene encoding probable aspartyl aminopeptidase isoform X4 → MAAITRLHLHHHHHHHHAFPIIKPSLLLSKLSHSPSFFPNFHFTPLRKFSLSPLLCSISDQPLQSSSGAGSPSIVGDLLDYLNESWTQFHATAEAKRQLIAAGFQLLNENDEWDLRPGGRYLFTRNMSSLVAFAIGEKYSVGNGFHVIAAHTDSPCLKLKPKSAASKSGYLMVNVQTYGGGLWHTWFDRDLSVAGRVILKGSDGSFLHKLVKVKRPLLRVPTLAIHLDRTVNKDGFKPNLETHLIPLLATKLEEASSESKEKSTSLSSKTAHHPLLMQVLSDELSCGVDDIMSIELNVCDTQPSCLGGGNDEFIFSGRLDNLASSYCALRALIDSCQSTGDLSSEHAIRMVALFDNEEVGSDSVQGAGAPTMFQAMRRIISCLVHEYVGEGAFERAIRQSFLVSADMAHGVHPNFMDKHEEHHRPELQKGLVIKHNANQRYATSGITAFLFKEVGRIHNLPTQEFVVRNDMGCGSTIGPILASGVGIRTVDCGIAQLSMHSVREVCGKEDIDIAYKHFKAFYQTFSSVDRKLNVD